One Proteinivorax tanatarense DNA segment encodes these proteins:
- a CDS encoding 4Fe-4S dicluster domain-containing protein, producing MRNITNELREIAEDLLESKKVDVVLGYAKGEQPYQSVPFAAKKKEDVENLIFDIFSYSSLSKYLLDDMYRGKKVALVLKGCDYRGLKIMLDESRVDRDDLYLIGVECRGVLEKSKLKKKIDATLFETTLDLKEDKLAISSSKENVEVPYEDVLSPYCLACEFSTPHKEEVDIILGEPGKMTNKELTTDECFAEIGQIEKMDEEQRFEYWKKQLNRCKRCYSCRNACPVCTCRVCLFDRENPSYLDSDTSQLAQHQFYHVIRAFHISDRCVGCGQCSRVCPENIPLHLLNQKLIKELNKFYGSYLPGVDEQPAPLSFAKADDPDPFEKEEK from the coding sequence ATCTTCTTGAGTCTAAAAAAGTAGATGTAGTGTTAGGGTATGCAAAGGGTGAGCAACCTTATCAATCGGTCCCCTTTGCTGCCAAGAAAAAAGAAGATGTAGAGAACCTTATTTTTGACATTTTTAGTTATAGCTCGTTATCTAAATATCTGCTTGACGATATGTATCGTGGAAAAAAAGTTGCCTTGGTATTAAAAGGATGCGATTACCGTGGGCTAAAAATTATGCTAGACGAAAGCAGGGTAGATAGGGATGACCTATATTTAATCGGCGTTGAATGTCGCGGAGTACTAGAAAAAAGCAAGCTCAAAAAGAAAATAGATGCAACCCTATTCGAAACCACCTTAGATCTAAAAGAAGATAAGTTAGCAATTTCAAGCTCAAAAGAAAATGTAGAAGTACCTTATGAAGATGTGTTATCGCCTTATTGTTTAGCTTGTGAATTTAGCACACCGCACAAAGAAGAGGTAGATATCATATTAGGCGAGCCCGGCAAAATGACTAATAAGGAATTGACTACTGATGAATGTTTTGCGGAAATAGGGCAAATCGAAAAAATGGATGAAGAACAAAGGTTTGAGTACTGGAAAAAGCAATTAAACAGATGTAAGCGTTGCTATAGCTGCCGTAATGCTTGTCCGGTTTGCACTTGCAGGGTATGTCTGTTTGATAGAGAAAACCCTAGCTATTTAGATAGCGATACAAGCCAGTTAGCTCAGCATCAGTTTTACCATGTTATTAGAGCATTTCATATCTCAGATAGGTGTGTAGGATGTGGTCAGTGCTCTAGGGTGTGTCCAGAAAATATTCCTCTTCATCTTCTAAACCAAAAGCTTATAAAAGAGCTTAATAAGTTTTATGGTAGTTATTTGCCAGGTGTTGATGAGCAGCCTGCACCTTTATCGTTTGCAAAGGCAGATGACCCAGACCCCTTCGAAAAGGAGGAGAAATAA